One genomic segment of Desulfosporosinus sp. Sb-LF includes these proteins:
- a CDS encoding glycosyltransferase family 2 protein → MEDKEIKISLCMIVRNEENTIARCLDSVKGVPDEIVIVDTGSTDRTKEIVREYTNTIFDFAWIDDFAAARNFAFSKAINDYILWLDADDVLADLDRERFLKLKKTLDPQIDVVNMPYLLTFDQSGAVTFSLRRNRLVKRSKNFHWVGAVHEYLDVYGPVLNSDICVTHMGSDSDHSDRNLKIYEKRKARGESFSPRDLFYYANELYDHGFDKRAIGTYQKFLKTKQGWVEDILAACGKLADCYQRLGDKDKELEYILKSFEYTTPRAEFCCRLGYYFLCAEQYDQGAFWYKTATQLEKPVDCWGPMIESCWTWLPHLQLCVCYDRLGKHELAYQHNELAGNYIPDDPKIIYNRNYLKGVLHLENTEKD, encoded by the coding sequence ATGGAAGATAAGGAAATAAAAATTAGTTTATGTATGATTGTCCGTAACGAGGAGAACACGATTGCCCGTTGTTTAGATTCTGTTAAAGGTGTCCCAGATGAAATAGTCATCGTTGATACTGGTTCAACGGATCGTACAAAAGAAATAGTTAGAGAATATACTAATACCATCTTTGATTTTGCTTGGATTGATGATTTCGCAGCCGCTCGTAATTTCGCTTTCAGCAAAGCAATCAATGACTATATTCTTTGGCTGGATGCCGATGATGTTTTAGCGGACTTGGATCGCGAGCGGTTCCTCAAGTTAAAGAAAACTTTAGATCCGCAGATAGACGTTGTGAACATGCCTTATCTTTTAACGTTCGATCAGTCCGGAGCGGTTACCTTTAGTTTAAGGAGAAACCGCTTGGTAAAAAGGAGCAAGAACTTTCATTGGGTTGGGGCGGTGCATGAATATTTAGATGTATATGGACCTGTTTTAAACTCAGATATTTGTGTAACACACATGGGCTCGGACAGTGATCATTCTGATCGTAACCTAAAAATATATGAGAAACGTAAGGCCAGAGGGGAATCATTTTCTCCGAGGGATTTATTTTATTATGCCAACGAACTTTACGACCATGGATTCGATAAACGAGCCATCGGAACTTATCAAAAGTTTCTAAAAACAAAGCAGGGATGGGTCGAGGATATCCTTGCAGCTTGTGGGAAACTCGCAGATTGTTATCAGAGGTTAGGCGACAAGGATAAAGAACTCGAATATATCCTAAAATCCTTTGAATATACCACCCCAAGGGCTGAGTTTTGCTGTCGCCTAGGTTATTACTTTTTGTGTGCTGAGCAATATGATCAGGGTGCTTTTTGGTATAAAACAGCTACTCAATTAGAAAAGCCTGTTGACTGCTGGGGACCTATGATTGAATCTTGTTGGACGTGGTTACCACATTTACAGTTATGCGTTTGTTATGACCGCTTAGGCAAGCATGAGTTAGCATATCAGCATAATGAACTAGCTGGAAATTATATTCCAGACGATCCGAAGATTATTTATAACAGGAACTATTTAAAGGGTGTATTGCATTTAGAGAATACGGAAAAAGATTAG